The Mycetohabitans endofungorum genome contains a region encoding:
- a CDS encoding STAS domain-containing protein → MTIFETGQALTFATANAVLEVGLNHIAGGATGVDCACLQQFDSSALAVLLAWQRAARVRHAASFSILNLPDGLASLAQAYGVQTLVLSRRH, encoded by the coding sequence GTGACAATCTTCGAAACGGGGCAGGCCCTGACGTTCGCGACGGCGAACGCTGTGCTCGAGGTTGGCCTGAACCATATCGCCGGCGGCGCGACCGGCGTGGATTGCGCCTGCCTGCAGCAATTCGATTCGTCGGCGTTGGCGGTATTGCTGGCGTGGCAACGTGCGGCTCGCGTGCGTCACGCGGCATCGTTCTCGATCCTGAACCTGCCCGACGGATTGGCCAGCCTTGCCCAAGCCTACGGCGTCCAGACGCTGGTTTTGTCCCGCCGACATTGA
- a CDS encoding MlaC/ttg2D family ABC transporter substrate-binding protein has product MKKFLLIPVVATLLSFSAGSFAEAPAIDTGTPDGLLKSVTTDVLSIVRADPSLKAGDIDRITQVVNQKILPYTDFARTTRLVMGRHWRTATPQQQQQIVEQFKMLLIRTYSGALSQVGNQEIQYQPLRAAPTDTDVVVRSTVINNGRPIQLDYRMEKTAHGWRVYDLNVAGAWLVQTYQQQFNEQIQQHGIDGLITYLSEKNTPATAAKSTS; this is encoded by the coding sequence ATGAAAAAATTTTTACTGATCCCCGTCGTTGCCACGCTGCTGTCGTTCAGTGCCGGTTCGTTTGCCGAAGCACCGGCCATTGATACAGGCACACCGGATGGGCTGTTGAAATCGGTAACGACCGACGTGCTGAGCATCGTGCGCGCCGACCCGTCGCTCAAAGCCGGCGACATTGACCGGATCACGCAGGTTGTTAACCAAAAAATTCTGCCGTACACCGACTTTGCGAGGACGACGCGTCTAGTCATGGGGCGGCACTGGCGCACCGCGACGCCGCAACAGCAGCAGCAGATTGTCGAGCAATTCAAGATGCTGCTGATTCGGACCTATTCCGGGGCGCTGTCGCAGGTCGGCAATCAGGAAATTCAATATCAGCCGCTGCGTGCGGCGCCGACCGATACCGACGTCGTCGTACGCTCGACGGTGATTAACAATGGTCGGCCGATCCAGCTCGACTATCGGATGGAGAAGACCGCCCATGGCTGGCGGGTCTATGATTTGAATGTCGCCGGTGCGTGGCTCGTGCAAACATACCAGCAACAGTTCAATGAACAGATCCAGCAACACGGGATCGATGGCTTGATCACCTACCTATCGGAGAAAAATACGCCGGCCACCGCGGCCAAGAGCACATCGTGA
- a CDS encoding MlaA family lipoprotein gives MTRMRATVVAAAAAIALGGCATVKTPSKQDPLEGFNRTMFEFNDTLDRVAMKPVARAYNWALPLFVRDRVSSFFSNIGDVYIAANNLLQGKITAGTEDIMRVAINSTFGLGGLFDFASQARLPKHQSDFGVTLGHYGVPPGPYLVLPLLGPSTVRDAAGLLVDWQGDLTAYMRPIWLRTTLYGVRIVSTRAALLGATDLLSNAALDKYSFVRNAHLQRRQYLISDGNPPPPAYDDESDADTGPTDDGIPTPGAEGAPAAGAAVGATGAVGAAETAGAGPAHPAATRPPVPAAAPQPDAAQGASALQRQEPTGAAKPDAAAARLASETHVPSQQMIPPGGRPYSIPNLRFR, from the coding sequence ATGACAAGGATGCGAGCCACCGTCGTGGCCGCGGCTGCTGCGATAGCGCTGGGCGGTTGTGCAACGGTGAAGACGCCGTCGAAGCAAGACCCGCTGGAAGGGTTTAACCGGACGATGTTCGAATTCAACGACACGCTGGATCGCGTGGCGATGAAGCCGGTGGCGCGCGCCTATAACTGGGCGTTGCCCCTATTCGTTCGCGATCGTGTGTCGAGCTTCTTCTCGAACATCGGTGATGTGTATATCGCCGCCAACAATTTGTTGCAAGGTAAGATCACCGCGGGCACGGAAGACATCATGCGCGTGGCGATCAATAGCACGTTCGGGCTGGGCGGGCTGTTCGACTTTGCCAGCCAGGCCAGGTTGCCGAAGCATCAGTCGGACTTCGGCGTCACGTTGGGCCACTATGGTGTGCCGCCCGGCCCGTACCTCGTGTTGCCACTACTCGGGCCTAGCACCGTGCGCGACGCGGCAGGCCTGCTGGTCGACTGGCAGGGCGACCTGACTGCCTACATGCGTCCGATCTGGCTGCGCACGACGTTATATGGTGTGCGCATTGTCAGCACGCGCGCGGCGCTGCTCGGTGCGACCGACCTGCTGTCTAATGCGGCGCTCGACAAGTACTCGTTTGTGCGCAACGCCCATTTGCAACGGCGCCAGTACCTGATTTCGGATGGCAATCCGCCGCCGCCCGCGTACGACGATGAATCGGACGCTGACACCGGCCCGACTGACGATGGCATACCGACGCCTGGCGCCGAAGGTGCGCCGGCTGCCGGCGCGGCCGTTGGTGCTACCGGAGCTGTTGGGGCTGCTGAGACTGCGGGCGCCGGCCCTGCCCACCCCGCGGCGACGCGACCGCCTGTACCGGCCGCTGCACCGCAGCCCGACGCAGCGCAGGGGGCATCGGCCCTACAACGGCAGGAGCCGACCGGCGCGGCCAAGCCGGATGCTGCTGCGGCGCGATTGGCGTCGGAGACGCACGTGCCAAGCCAGCAGATGATTCCACCCGGCGGCCGTCCCTATAGCATCCCGAATCTTCGGTTCAGGTGA
- the mlaD gene encoding outer membrane lipid asymmetry maintenance protein MlaD yields the protein MTMKKNALDFWVGLFVVLGFVALLFLALKAGNMSSLSFQATYSVKMKFDNIGGLKPRAAVKSAGVTVGRVQSIGFDTQTYQALVTIDVFKQYTFPKDSSAKILTSGLLGEQYIGLDPGGDEQLLKDGDTLTMTQSAIVLENLIGQFLYSKAADAGAGKSAAPAAASPGASQIQVAPASATAH from the coding sequence ATGACGATGAAGAAAAACGCTCTGGACTTCTGGGTCGGCTTGTTCGTGGTGCTCGGTTTTGTGGCGCTGCTGTTCCTGGCGCTCAAGGCTGGCAATATGAGTTCGCTGTCGTTTCAAGCCACCTACTCGGTGAAGATGAAATTCGACAACATCGGCGGACTGAAGCCGCGCGCGGCGGTCAAAAGCGCCGGCGTGACGGTGGGCCGCGTACAGAGCATTGGGTTCGATACGCAGACTTACCAGGCACTGGTCACGATCGACGTATTTAAGCAGTACACGTTTCCGAAGGACTCGTCGGCCAAGATCCTAACCTCGGGTCTGCTCGGCGAGCAGTATATCGGCCTGGATCCAGGGGGCGACGAACAGCTGCTCAAGGATGGCGACACGCTCACGATGACGCAATCCGCGATCGTGCTGGAAAACCTGATCGGCCAATTCCTGTACAGCAAGGCGGCGGATGCCGGTGCGGGCAAGTCGGCCGCGCCTGCCGCGGCTAGCCCTGGCGCATCTCAAATCCAAGTCGCGCCGGCAAGCGCGACGGCACACTGA
- the mlaE gene encoding lipid asymmetry maintenance ABC transporter permease subunit MlaE has product MIATIGRAVLDGLSRTGYGARMFARLTLECFPLLRRLRTVTQQIHFLGNYSLVIIAVSGLFVGFVLGLQGYNTLNRYGSEQALGLLVALSLVRELGPVVTALLFAGRAGTSLTAEIGLMKAGEQLTAMEMMAVDPIRVVVAPRFWAGVIAMPILAAIFSAVGIVGGYFVGVILIGVDPGSFWSQMQSGVDLRQDIGNGVIKSVVFGFAVTFVALFQGYEAKPTPEGVSRATTKTVVFASLAVLGLDFLLTALMFN; this is encoded by the coding sequence ATGATCGCCACGATCGGCCGCGCCGTTCTCGACGGCCTTTCACGCACGGGCTACGGCGCCCGCATGTTCGCGCGGCTTACATTGGAGTGCTTCCCATTGCTGCGGCGCCTGCGCACCGTCACCCAGCAGATCCACTTCCTGGGTAATTATTCACTCGTCATCATCGCTGTTTCGGGGTTGTTCGTCGGCTTCGTGCTGGGCTTGCAGGGTTACAACACGCTGAATCGCTACGGCTCCGAGCAAGCGCTCGGACTGTTGGTCGCGCTATCGCTGGTGCGCGAGCTTGGGCCGGTGGTCACTGCGTTGCTGTTCGCGGGACGTGCCGGCACGTCGCTGACCGCGGAGATCGGCCTGATGAAGGCGGGCGAACAACTGACCGCGATGGAAATGATGGCCGTGGATCCGATCCGGGTCGTCGTCGCACCGCGATTCTGGGCTGGCGTGATCGCCATGCCGATCCTGGCGGCGATCTTCAGCGCGGTCGGCATTGTCGGCGGGTATTTCGTCGGTGTGATATTGATCGGCGTGGACCCTGGCTCGTTTTGGTCCCAAATGCAATCGGGCGTCGACCTGCGGCAGGACATCGGCAACGGCGTGATCAAGAGCGTCGTGTTCGGTTTTGCGGTGACCTTCGTCGCGCTGTTCCAAGGCTATGAAGCCAAGCCGACCCCCGAAGGCGTGTCGCGCGCGACGACCAAGACGGTCGTATTCGCATCGCTGGCGGTACTTGGGCTGGATTTTCTGCTGACCGCGCTGATGTTCAATTGA
- a CDS encoding ABC transporter ATP-binding protein, which produces MTAYVPPTASDILLELRDVAFGYSAERLVLQNLNMRFKRGQVVAIMGGSGCGKTTVLRLIGALVRANRGQVLFRGEDVGAMGPQAIYAARRKMGMLFQFGALFTDMSVFDNVAFPLREHTDLPEELIRDLVLMKLNAVGLRGARDLVPSEVSGGMARRVALARAIALDPELMMYDEPFAGLDPISLGITANLIRTLNTALGATSILVTHDVPESFAIADYVYFIANGRVLAEGTPAQLRASQDPSVRQFIDGAPDGPFHFHYASAPLEADFGLGTAPRAGE; this is translated from the coding sequence ATGACTGCCTACGTGCCGCCAACTGCCTCCGATATCCTGCTTGAGCTTCGCGACGTTGCTTTCGGCTACAGCGCTGAACGGCTCGTGCTCCAGAACCTGAACATGCGTTTCAAGCGTGGACAGGTAGTTGCGATTATGGGCGGCTCCGGATGCGGCAAGACGACGGTGTTGCGGCTCATCGGTGCGCTGGTGCGCGCCAACCGAGGCCAGGTGCTGTTCCGTGGCGAGGACGTCGGTGCAATGGGCCCCCAGGCGATCTACGCGGCGCGGCGCAAAATGGGCATGTTATTCCAATTCGGGGCGTTGTTTACTGACATGTCGGTGTTCGACAACGTCGCATTCCCGCTGCGCGAGCATACGGACCTGCCAGAGGAGTTGATCCGCGATCTCGTGCTGATGAAACTCAACGCGGTCGGCTTGCGCGGCGCACGCGACTTGGTGCCGTCCGAAGTCTCAGGCGGCATGGCGCGCCGGGTCGCGCTGGCCCGGGCGATCGCGCTCGACCCTGAGCTGATGATGTACGATGAGCCGTTCGCGGGACTGGATCCGATTTCGCTGGGCATTACCGCGAACCTGATCCGCACCCTCAATACCGCGCTCGGCGCCACGTCGATCCTCGTGACGCACGATGTGCCGGAGTCGTTTGCGATCGCGGACTACGTATATTTCATTGCGAATGGGCGGGTGCTCGCCGAGGGCACGCCCGCGCAGTTGCGCGCGTCGCAGGATCCGAGCGTGCGGCAGTTCATCGACGGCGCGCCTGACGGTCCCTTTCATTTTCACTATGCGAGCGCGCCGCTGGAGGCGGACTTCGGTCTCGGCACCGCGCCGCGCGCAGGAGAGTAG
- the thiE gene encoding thiamine phosphate synthase — MSSPFPWGREVFYPPADELLEAAERIRARLGDWPRACLPMRICLAPPPQPGPGDVIVATDAQPHAADAARWVAAGATVLDASARAMRLHQGDAVRTLEAAPCDDWIAAFAAFIDCGCAPHDALCLALAWRQGDEHAQDPWPCDLSRFPRVRGLPDAPVQPFAVCPAALGLYPVVPTADWIERLLALGVRTVQLRRKVDGAGDAADLRELAVLRADVRRAVAAGRRYDDARVFINDHWQLALDEGAYGVHLGQEDVLRADLGALAHAGLRLGLSSHGYYEILVALHFKPSYIALGAVFPTTTKAMPSVPQGLARLARYVRLLDGVVPCVAIGGIDLQTLGDVLATGVRGAAVVRAVTQAHDVEKAIFALQRGFIR; from the coding sequence GTGAGCAGTCCCTTCCCGTGGGGACGCGAGGTTTTTTACCCGCCCGCAGACGAACTGCTGGAGGCGGCCGAGCGGATCCGCGCACGGCTGGGTGATTGGCCGCGCGCCTGCCTGCCTATGCGTATCTGTCTCGCGCCGCCGCCGCAGCCAGGGCCCGGTGACGTGATCGTGGCGACCGATGCACAGCCGCATGCGGCCGATGCCGCGCGCTGGGTGGCTGCCGGTGCCACGGTACTAGACGCGTCGGCGCGTGCTATGCGGTTGCATCAGGGCGATGCGGTTCGCACGTTGGAGGCCGCACCTTGCGACGACTGGATCGCGGCGTTCGCCGCGTTCATCGATTGTGGCTGCGCGCCGCACGATGCGTTGTGTCTCGCCCTGGCGTGGCGGCAGGGCGACGAGCATGCGCAGGATCCATGGCCGTGCGACTTGTCGCGCTTTCCGCGCGTGCGGGGGTTGCCCGATGCGCCGGTGCAGCCGTTCGCTGTGTGCCCGGCCGCGCTCGGTCTGTATCCGGTGGTGCCGACGGCCGACTGGATCGAGCGGCTGCTAGCGCTCGGCGTGCGTACCGTGCAACTGCGCCGCAAGGTTGACGGGGCGGGCGACGCAGCGGATCTGCGCGAGTTAGCCGTGCTGCGGGCTGACGTGCGCCGCGCCGTTGCGGCGGGACGTCGCTATGATGACGCACGCGTGTTCATCAACGACCACTGGCAACTGGCGCTGGACGAAGGCGCATACGGCGTGCATCTAGGCCAGGAGGATGTGCTGCGCGCGGACCTCGGTGCGTTGGCGCACGCGGGGCTGCGGCTGGGTCTGTCCTCGCACGGATACTACGAGATATTGGTGGCGCTGCACTTCAAGCCGAGCTATATCGCGTTGGGTGCGGTGTTTCCGACCACCACTAAGGCGATGCCCAGCGTGCCGCAAGGGCTTGCGCGACTCGCGCGCTACGTGCGGCTGCTGGACGGCGTGGTGCCCTGCGTGGCAATCGGTGGCATCGATCTGCAGACGCTGGGCGATGTGCTGGCCACCGGTGTGCGCGGTGCCGCGGTCGTGCGCGCGGTAACGCAAGCCCACGACGTCGAAAAAGCAATCTTTGCGTTGCAAAGAGGGTTTATCCGATAA
- a CDS encoding thiazole synthase — translation MNSHSTADALILYGQPFTSRLLLGTSRYPSLHALEASLVAARPAMVTVALRRQLAAQGDADVGFFDALKRRGAALLPNTAGCHAVKEAVTTAQMAREVFETDWIKLELIGDDYTLQPDPVGLIEAADILVRDGFKVLPYCTEDLVVARRLLDVGCEALMPWGAPIGTGKGVVNPYGLKLLRERLTDVPLIVDAGLGVPSHACQVMEWGFDAVLLNTAVSQAARPEAMARAFANAVDAGREAYLAGPMLERDSAHASTPVVGMPFWHQDGYRTPEGAAVPPSDERV, via the coding sequence ATGAATTCGCATTCCACCGCCGACGCGCTGATCCTGTACGGACAGCCCTTCACAAGCCGGCTGTTGCTCGGCACGTCGCGCTATCCGTCGCTGCATGCGCTGGAGGCCTCGCTCGTAGCCGCGCGGCCCGCGATGGTCACCGTCGCGCTGCGGCGCCAGTTGGCCGCGCAGGGCGACGCCGACGTCGGTTTTTTTGACGCGCTGAAGCGCCGGGGTGCCGCGCTGCTGCCTAACACCGCCGGCTGCCATGCCGTGAAAGAGGCGGTAACGACCGCGCAGATGGCCCGCGAAGTGTTCGAGACTGACTGGATCAAACTCGAGCTGATTGGGGACGACTACACGTTGCAACCGGATCCGGTCGGTTTGATCGAGGCGGCCGACATCCTCGTGCGGGACGGCTTTAAGGTATTACCGTATTGCACGGAAGACCTCGTCGTCGCGCGGCGACTGCTCGACGTTGGCTGCGAGGCGTTAATGCCGTGGGGCGCCCCGATCGGCACCGGCAAGGGGGTGGTGAACCCGTATGGGCTCAAGCTGCTGCGCGAGCGCCTGACGGACGTACCGCTGATCGTCGACGCAGGGCTGGGTGTGCCGTCGCACGCGTGTCAGGTGATGGAGTGGGGGTTCGACGCCGTGCTGCTCAACACGGCGGTGTCGCAGGCGGCGCGGCCCGAGGCGATGGCACGGGCATTCGCGAACGCGGTGGATGCGGGTCGCGAAGCGTACTTAGCCGGGCCGATGCTGGAGCGCGACAGCGCGCACGCGAGTACGCCGGTGGTCGGCATGCCGTTCTGGCACCAGGACGGCTATCGCACGCCGGAAGGCGCTGCCGTCCCGCCCTCGGATGAGCGGGTGTGA
- the thiS gene encoding sulfur carrier protein ThiS has translation MDIQINNQSFSLPDDARLADALASYGAVPPYAVAINGEFVPRAQHPARALTQGDRIDVVKPVAGG, from the coding sequence ATGGATATCCAGATCAACAACCAATCTTTCTCGTTGCCCGACGATGCGCGCCTTGCTGACGCGCTGGCTTCATATGGTGCAGTGCCGCCGTACGCGGTCGCGATCAACGGCGAATTCGTGCCGCGCGCGCAGCATCCAGCGCGTGCGCTCACGCAAGGTGACCGAATCGACGTCGTAAAGCCTGTGGCAGGCGGATGA
- a CDS encoding FAD-dependent oxidoreductase, protein MHQTDPFSKAACHAAPTPDVAVLGGGLSGRLIAWRLARAGHRVALYEQGEPSGRSAAAWVAAAMLAPLAEAASAEPLLVELGVASLERWAEWLPQLPQPVFFQRNGTLIVWHAADRAEWPLFEQRVRVNAPMTMLRDGIVALHGAQVTQAEPALGTRFHDARLLPGEGQLDNRQLLAALGAALDELHVDTHWHTCVREDALPAAALVIDCRGLGAKRAWSGLRGLRGEVARVHAPGIGLSRPVRLLHPRYPLYIAPKQDDHYVIGATEIEGEDMSPVSVRSALELLSAAYSLHPAFGEGRILELNAHCRPTLPDHRPALSWDGASVLRVNGLYRHGYMIAPEVVCEAVALAHALLDAQVRDPDGFDAWRAASRWPMLYRAAALQPCLTDA, encoded by the coding sequence GTGCACCAAACCGACCCCTTTTCAAAAGCCGCGTGCCACGCGGCGCCGACGCCCGATGTCGCAGTCTTGGGCGGTGGCTTGTCCGGTCGTCTCATTGCGTGGCGGCTCGCGCGTGCGGGCCATCGCGTCGCGCTGTATGAGCAAGGCGAGCCGAGCGGACGCAGTGCGGCAGCGTGGGTCGCCGCGGCCATGCTCGCGCCGCTGGCCGAAGCTGCCAGTGCCGAGCCGTTGCTGGTGGAGCTGGGCGTCGCGTCGCTCGAGCGCTGGGCCGAATGGCTGCCGCAGTTGCCACAACCGGTATTCTTTCAGCGCAACGGCACGCTGATTGTTTGGCATGCGGCCGATCGCGCCGAATGGCCATTGTTCGAGCAGCGCGTGCGTGTGAACGCGCCCATGACGATGCTGCGCGACGGCATTGTCGCACTGCACGGCGCTCAGGTCACGCAAGCCGAGCCGGCGCTTGGTACGCGCTTTCATGACGCGCGCCTGCTGCCTGGCGAGGGACAACTGGACAATCGGCAGTTGCTGGCGGCGCTGGGGGCCGCGCTCGACGAGTTGCATGTCGACACGCATTGGCATACCTGCGTGCGCGAGGATGCCTTGCCTGCTGCCGCTCTGGTGATCGATTGCCGTGGACTGGGTGCGAAACGGGCCTGGTCCGGTCTGCGCGGTTTGCGGGGCGAAGTCGCGCGGGTCCATGCGCCGGGCATTGGTTTGAGTCGGCCGGTGCGTCTGCTGCATCCGCGCTATCCGTTGTATATCGCGCCCAAGCAGGACGATCACTATGTGATCGGGGCTACCGAGATCGAGGGCGAGGATATGTCGCCGGTGAGCGTGCGCTCGGCGCTCGAGTTGTTGTCGGCGGCCTATTCGCTGCATCCCGCCTTCGGCGAGGGCCGGATCCTCGAGTTGAATGCGCATTGCCGGCCCACACTGCCGGACCATCGTCCTGCGCTGTCGTGGGATGGCGCGTCGGTGTTGCGCGTCAATGGCCTGTACCGCCACGGCTATATGATTGCGCCTGAGGTGGTGTGCGAAGCCGTGGCGCTCGCGCACGCGTTGCTCGATGCGCAGGTGCGAGATCCGGACGGTTTCGACGCATGGCGTGCCGCCTCTCGCTGGCCGATGCTTTACCGTGCGGCTGCGCTGCAGCCGTGCTTGACTGATGCATGA
- a CDS encoding ABC transporter ATP-binding protein/permease, with protein sequence MNQPASGNNERITTWSLIKPYWVSDEKWIAWGLLALVVAINMTMVAVNAWFNTWQRVFFDSIQQYNYPVFKHSLLQFTAIAMAMILLGSYRTYFRQMLEFRWRQWLTTQYMHEWLSGRAYYRIERDKLADNPDQRVSVDLQELASTTLALSLDFLSTSVTLLWFSHVLWHLAGPLSFTVFGTDVTLPGYMVWTALLYAVIGSYVTHRVNHPLVSINYQQQRVEADFRFSLIRLRENADQIALYEGERSEEKALQGAFGHIRDNWRMIMRYTRRLNLVVVSYSQLAIVFPFIAAAPKYFAKAVSYGGYQQIIGAFGTVSSSFSWFISSYSTLAAWRAVTNRLKEFRRIMAQPQLLESTSRATEHGGIHTRMADTTVLRVQALRLMRPDGTPLSTIGSFAIAPGSRVLVRGASGSGKSTLLRSLAGLWPFGSGTIEMPVNARVMFAPQKSYVPIGTLKGALCYPAAADAFTDADCVDVLRACRLGELVDKLGVSDHWERVLSPGEQQRLAIARVLLQKPDFLFLDEATSALDLDTEAALYHVLTQRLAHAAIVSVAHRESVQAMHDKTIEVVRDN encoded by the coding sequence ATGAATCAACCCGCATCAGGCAATAACGAGCGTATTACCACGTGGAGCCTGATCAAGCCGTATTGGGTGTCAGACGAAAAGTGGATCGCCTGGGGACTGCTCGCGCTTGTGGTCGCGATAAACATGACCATGGTGGCGGTCAACGCATGGTTCAACACATGGCAGCGTGTGTTCTTCGACTCGATCCAACAGTACAACTATCCGGTGTTCAAGCACTCGCTGCTGCAATTTACCGCGATCGCGATGGCGATGATCCTGCTCGGTTCGTACCGCACGTACTTCCGGCAGATGCTGGAATTTCGCTGGCGCCAGTGGCTCACCACGCAATACATGCACGAGTGGCTGTCGGGCCGTGCGTACTATCGGATTGAGCGCGATAAGCTCGCCGATAATCCGGACCAGCGGGTTTCAGTGGACTTACAGGAACTGGCGAGCACGACGCTGGCGCTCTCGCTGGATTTCCTATCCACGTCCGTCACGTTGCTGTGGTTCAGCCATGTCCTGTGGCACTTGGCCGGCCCGCTCAGCTTCACCGTGTTCGGCACCGATGTGACACTACCCGGCTACATGGTGTGGACCGCCCTGCTCTACGCGGTGATCGGCTCGTACGTCACGCATCGCGTCAACCATCCGCTCGTGTCGATCAACTACCAACAACAACGGGTCGAAGCGGATTTTCGTTTCTCGTTGATCCGATTGCGCGAGAATGCGGACCAGATTGCCCTGTACGAGGGCGAGCGCTCCGAGGAAAAAGCGCTGCAAGGCGCCTTCGGGCACATTCGCGACAATTGGCGGATGATCATGCGCTATACGCGGCGTCTGAACCTGGTCGTGGTCAGCTATTCGCAACTGGCCATTGTGTTCCCGTTCATTGCCGCCGCGCCGAAATACTTCGCGAAGGCGGTCAGCTACGGCGGTTATCAGCAGATAATCGGCGCGTTCGGTACCGTCAGCAGCTCGTTCTCATGGTTCATCAGCAGCTACTCGACGCTGGCCGCATGGCGCGCTGTGACTAACCGGCTCAAGGAATTCCGGCGCATTATGGCGCAGCCGCAGTTGCTCGAGTCGACGTCGCGGGCCACCGAACACGGCGGCATTCACACGAGGATGGCCGATACAACGGTATTGCGCGTGCAGGCGCTGCGACTGATGCGCCCGGATGGCACGCCGCTGTCGACGATCGGCTCGTTTGCCATCGCGCCCGGCTCGCGGGTGCTAGTGCGAGGCGCGTCGGGCTCCGGCAAAAGCACACTGCTGCGCTCGCTGGCCGGCCTATGGCCATTTGGCAGCGGCACCATCGAGATGCCCGTCAACGCACGGGTGATGTTCGCGCCGCAAAAAAGCTACGTGCCAATCGGCACACTCAAGGGCGCGCTGTGCTATCCGGCGGCGGCTGACGCGTTCACCGACGCGGACTGTGTCGACGTGCTGCGCGCCTGCCGGCTGGGCGAACTAGTCGATAAGCTCGGCGTGAGCGACCATTGGGAGCGCGTACTGTCGCCAGGCGAACAGCAACGCCTGGCGATCGCCCGCGTGCTGTTGCAAAAGCCCGATTTCCTGTTCCTTGACGAGGCGACCAGCGCGCTCGACCTCGACACCGAGGCGGCGCTGTACCACGTGCTGACGCAACGTTTAGCTCACGCGGCCATCGTCAGTGTCGCGCACCGGGAGTCCGTGCAAGCGATGCATGACAAAACAATCGAAGTGGTACGCGATAACTGA
- the thpR gene encoding RNA 2',3'-cyclic phosphodiesterase, whose translation MDVRLQRCFVALIPDSGALDAIDAWRAPWRAGHMAGVRWTPREQIHLTIRFVGALTPSGGKRLIDEWPTLTPVPDRLPTSHAAMLPSARRARVYALELISAPAFLAWAARVDVLLERAGVPAAARPLRPHLTLARLRGDPPAPTHDFETVRPVPPLITFATLALVSSTLTPAGSRYATLAAVPAGRSQA comes from the coding sequence ATGGATGTCAGACTGCAGCGTTGCTTTGTTGCACTCATTCCCGACTCCGGCGCTCTCGATGCCATCGACGCATGGCGCGCTCCATGGCGCGCCGGTCATATGGCAGGCGTCAGATGGACGCCGCGTGAGCAGATTCATCTGACCATACGGTTTGTTGGCGCACTGACGCCGAGCGGGGGAAAACGGCTGATCGACGAATGGCCGACGCTGACGCCGGTGCCGGACAGGCTGCCCACCTCGCATGCCGCGATGCTGCCCAGCGCCAGGCGGGCGCGCGTGTATGCGCTTGAACTGATCAGCGCGCCGGCGTTCCTCGCGTGGGCGGCTCGCGTCGACGTGCTGCTGGAGCGGGCCGGTGTGCCCGCCGCTGCGCGGCCGTTACGGCCGCATCTGACCCTAGCCAGGCTGCGCGGTGATCCGCCCGCGCCGACGCATGATTTCGAAACGGTGCGTCCCGTGCCGCCGTTGATCACCTTTGCTACGCTGGCGTTGGTCAGCAGCACGCTGACGCCGGCCGGATCACGCTACGCGACGCTCGCGGCGGTTCCGGCCGGGCGCAGCCAGGCGTGA